TACAATTATTATCCCTATAATTATGAAGATAGGAGTGACGAACAATGGTGTTGTAAGTCGAACTGCATACTTCTTCCTTTCTCATCGGGCTGCATGCTAATGATGGCATACTGATTCTTAGAAATTCCATAAGCCAGCGAGCTTAAAAACTACACATTGGCATTCGgattgcatatatacatatttgaaaattaaatgatacgACTACTCAAGACATCGTACGATTATCTTCTTTGAAAGTGCTGCCTTTCTAGGAAATTAGAAACGCAAGGTGAATATCAAATGCCCACTGCGTATCTAAATTATTTTAATACTCTCGCAAAACTCCGCAAGAGGCATCAGGTTGAATTATATCGTCCTCGCAAAATGTGGGACCATTAATGtcgttttttttcaacttcccTTCGTCGGTACTGGACTTTAAAACGTTCAGTACAGAAGCTCCCTCAGTCTGATAAAAAGCCCTCAGTTTAATCCATATGTATATTAGTCGCCAAAACACGTGTGACGTCGATTGAATTCACGTCTTGTAAAAACATCCTGCTGAAATTCGACAGGAAGATAACAACAATGTCGTAATAATGCAAATACATGATGCATGGAAACCAAAGGTAactaaggtagttcgcgcctcgaaattaaAAGATTTGAACCTGCATcggcccaaactttcctcaaggaaactttaaaccgttCTCATGGGAAACATtatcaagagtaaaaataaGGGGTCGGCGTGCAAAATtcggtaccagagaaacaaattacccaatatttaccgacacgtCAAAACTCcaatctctgtgttaactctatggggaaatcaattttattcatttgtacaaaaataagccagtAAAAACGTTATTTACTCCCTGAGCTTCCAAACGATCCCTTAGAACTGGTAGACCAAACAGGTATtaaaaagttttagagtctatatatttgtccccaaggctcattctaccttaaccaaAAACGGCATTTTGCTACTCAATCGTGGTTTTTTCTGTGTTACTGGCAAATTCTTAGTTCCCTGTGATTCGCCTAATGAATACCAATGCACTAACGGAGTCTGCATCGAAGACTATCGTGTTTGTGATGTTTACAACGACTGTGGTGATTGGAGTGACGAAGCACGGGGTGGAAACAATTGTTGTAAGTTTAAAAGATGTCGTATACGATATATTTGAGGTTTTATAGTTGCAGACTcttcaatttatttgttttgtgaaaattgatgtTCCATAGTTTAAGTCACGATAGATTGATTATAGATAATTTTCAAAGTGGTGATATTGTTATCACTTGAAAAACTTCGTCGTACTATCCCAATGTCTAAGAAGGACCCTAAGGtagtatttttttaatatttacaaaCAACGTATTTTAAATCTAGAGACGatattatttctcaaaaatgacaaagtcaGTATTCCTCATTTTTATCTCGTTCAAACTCTGAACCAAAGTGTTATTCACATCCATTTGCAAATGTCGATAGAGGTCGAggaaaagtaataaattttcaAGCGACACTCGATGATATCCTTGATGAAGATTTATTGGGCGGATCGTACCCAATCACTCATCCCTTGAAGGGTAATTGAATCAACCTCATGACCCTTGTAGCAGCCTTTGGATAAGTACCTAGTCATCGCATTATGTAGAACGTGACTGGTACTACCCATAAATATGGTTATCCTTTGACATATACTCAATTCTTTTCAACAGCATGTGAATTTCGCTGTGCAAATGGAGCCTGCATTCGGTCTTACGCCGTATGTAACACTTATAACGATTGTGGTGACTGGAGCGATGAAGCGAAAGGCGGAAACACCTGCAGTAAGTCACTGAAGCCACTGACTCtcataaccctttgagcgccaaagtcaatttttgtcaccttaagAAAACATACtccagtcatttttttcacatttttgtcaaaattttggtaacaaactgtagctaataaaatgtgatgtccatttggtccaaaattataaaaaaattacagaaaaattcataaacattggtacaaatgttgcactaaaattttggtagcAACAttaacagcactcaaagggttaaagtttatCCTTTTCGTAACTATGACACAATCGATCAGTTTACAATCTTGGAAATATACGCAGATCACGAGTAAAATGCCGGGATGCAAATTTTGTTGcttgaaattgaaattagaAAGTTTGATGCGTTGCAGGATGTTGGTAGGGGTTTGTATCCTTTCGATAATTATGTTAAGGATTATAATgttattctttcaaaatcaaatttcaaaaaaatatgtgtatataacacatagaaaaatgatttttagtTCAAGATTATAAGGTCACACATCACTCTTAAGAGTCATCAAAAACAGGCTTTAATTAAAAAGATTATTGGAGTATTATCTGGTACATGAATGTGCATAAACACAAAAATGGCGTAAAATTAAACAATTCACGAGAAAAAACTAGTAGAAAGACATAACTGAATGAATTTTGTTTCTTGGTTGCttttatttgacaaaaataaattcatATACAGGAAAAAATACCTATATGAAACAAAAATCATTGTACTTGGATAATAAAATACTGTGCCCCAAGAAAAGCAATGAATCGGATTCAATGATGCAATACTGTTCTATCACATCGTCAAAAACAATTTACAATCAACGGTAAAGAAAACGGTCGGACACCTACACCTATTAATTTATACATGCGAGCACAAACCGCACAAAAGTACGACGATAAATAATTTGGAACATTTCGCGCGTCGTAAAACTGACCATGGGAGAACTACGAAAACGTACAAAAAACTACTGATCGCGCTTTGCTTCACTTGGGAATGATGTACATGTTAATCATGATTATTTGCAGTTCGTCCTCTCAGAATCGGAAACGGTTATGAAGCGTCGGATTCTAAAATTCGCCTTCAGAAATCACCGCATCTCTTTCGAGTTTACTGTTTCTGTGCCTAATTACAATATCGACCATTGctataaaataatttcaaaccaAGTATTTTCGTTTCGTTTTACAATGGACTTTGCatattctgtttatttatattcTATCACAGACTACGAAAACTGTACCGATGGATTTCAGTGTGAAAGCGGGCAGTGTTTAAGCTGGAATCCTGAATGCGACGGCTACTGGGACTGTTATGACCGAGGCGATGAAATGAATTGTGAAAGTAAGACAGTCAGTTAAATCAGCATGAAAAATTTATGCTCTAAATTAACGCCTGACGTTTGATGACAGCTATTATTGAGATAGAATGACTCAGAGTATTTTAAACTGTTGTTTCTTTCTTGGATATATAATATTTGTGACAGTGTTTGTGAtttgtttgcaaatattcaaCTGCAGACTCTAGAAAGCCACCAATCTGACGGCACCAATTTTCTTGCTCAATGCAGACAAAGCTTTCAACAGATGTGGTATCTAGACACCACTGACTTTCCGACGACATAGTTTCGActtttctttacattttcaaCGCAGTGACAAAGTTGTCAAAGTGACCGTCTCTATGACTGGAAGTGCGCTCAGCTGAGCGAGTGGCCTTTGACCGCTGCCGCTGCACTTGCTATTATTGTTTTCCATACTTAGGTCTAAGCGGGTAATAGTTTCAACATTTGGGCTACATCTATTGATAGGCTCACACTGAGGCCTGGAGCTGCCTTCGTGCTTGACTCAGCGCGAAAACATGGCTTTCCAAAACCAGGGCCGACTCAGAGACGACCCAAACTCTGTAGTGTGAACGGAGAGAGTCCAAATTTAGTCCGTATCGTCCGAAACCTGACGGGTTTGTGCAAAAGATACCTCTCTTTGTTCAACATGATGGATTTCGAGAGCCATAGTAGTAATCTCTTAACATATGGAATGTGAACAATAATATTTAGCAGATTCAACGTCAAAAACGACAGACGGCGGCGCCTATATTTAAGCAAATCTCCGCCGATGGcatcaaaagaaaaattttaCTCGGTTTATTTACATCGTGTTATTACTTCAGGACCAGAATAGacgaaaaaatataaaattttcccGCGAAGAGAGAAGGTTAGGATTTTTGTCAGTACTGCAAACCGTGCGTGCGTTTGATGGTTCGTTATCGCCTCAATATGCTCAACGTTCGAGTATTTAAATCATCAGTAACAAGGATCGGCATAAATTAGCCTGAACGTACACATGTGTACTATGAACAGATAATAGTTGCGTCTACATTTGATTTAGCAACAATATGTTGATAAGTTAGGGGTACATATGCCTCATTGCTGACAGCTTTTCAGCCATCTTTTCTTGCAGATTGTAACGCCACATACGGGAGGTTCGAATGTGACAATGGTATATGCATCCGTGACTGGTCTGTATGCGATGGATGGTTTGACTGTGGAGACGATAGCATATCAGACGAGTATGGCTGTGGTAAATAATAATTTATGTTTAAGAGATAAGCTTTTCATCAACTGATAAAGTGTTTGTTGGGAATGTGTTTTCAATAGGATTTACAGGATATTGTGATGTGTACGGTGTGTGTAGATTCCATATCGGGACTTCATTGTAGCTTAATATCCAGTTTTGCTAATTAGGACGCTTGGATTGTGTGTTATAATTATATGGTAAGATTGGGCAAAAGAAGACGTACAAACTCGACCTATCACCATGGAATTTTCGTCTATTGCTTTTAATTTGTATCACCACTCTCGTCAATCTCATTTAAAATGTGAAGTAATTGATTCAGTTCAGCAAGCATGTTCACCACAAGGACTTACAACAAAGACATTGTCTGACCGACTAGAATGAGTGTACTTGTTGTATTTTCTCAGACTGTAGAGGGAAGTTCCAGTGTGAAAATGGTGTTTGTATTCGCAAAGAATACGTTTGTGATGGATTCGACAACTGCAGAGATAACACTGATGAACTCCACTGCAGTGAGTAACCTTTCCAAATTTTAAGTCTGACTGACCTGTTCCATTGTTTGAAAGAACTTGCGTATTTTAAACCGTCTTTATTGCCAATGAATGTTATCAATGTTAGCTTTCGAAAATTCTTGGAAACTGCGACTTATTTTCTACCAAGAATCACACTCTTGTTTATTTGAAGAGGGAAACTAAAGGTGTTTAGCAAAACCAAATCGAGAGTTAACATCTTGATCTATGTGTCATCGAAACGCCATCGAATTGTGTCCAGAAATAATGCTTGCAATTAAATGCAAAATCTGATGAGACAATGTCGCCAAATTAACCACACATTACATTGTATGATTTCCACGATCCTTACGGTTCCCAATATCTTTGTCTGTTTCAGAATGTACCGAGGGTAGTTTCGAGTGCGATAACGGTTTTTGTGTTCCACCTCAAGCAGTTTGTGACAACTACGATCATTGTGGAGATGCAAGCGATGAATTTAATTGTGAATTCAGTATGTATATCCACTGTAAATTTTGCCTACACTGCTACACACGTGAATTGGCTGAAAGCTGATATTGACCTTTAAAATAGACTAAACTTATTAGATAAGTGATTTTGACAGACTTAAATGCTTATCCTCATCAGGATGACTGCTTCCCCACACATATATTAACATTATAATCTCGCTCATTCATGACGTAGTTCTTTAATTATTTAATTGCTTTGAACAATATGGAGTTTTGTCGAAGAAAATCGAGCAAGTTTGAAAATTCTCGAAGCGCTTCTTTCCATATTAGATACATCTTACGGTATTAATTAAACTCAATTTTTTGAATGGCAACAGTAGAAAAATGGGTTGTTTTAGAATTCAGTGATTGGGTGATTTAAAGAAGAATCtttggaaattatgtttcattgcGGAATTCGTCTGATTTTTAGATGAAAATGTACCCGAATCagcaaaaactgaaaaaataaactTGAATTAGTATTCTCTTCATTCCTATCTCTTGGCATATCTAATGCAAGCCTATTACGTTTCGTACCTTTAATAATGTAACCTCTGAAATATGAACACTTCAATATTTCCTACCTTTATTTCTTCCTTGAAGCTTGCAATGCTACCTCTTTCCGGTGCGACAATGGATTGTGTGTTCCTGGTCAAGTAAGATGTGATGGGTATAAGGACTGTTCTGATTACAGTGATGAAATTGGTTGCAGTAAGTATGCCTCCAAATGAAATTTCCAAGTGACTGATGTGTTACATATTTGAACAGTTATACAACAATGATTTTCATGCTCAAGGAAGGCAGTGTTGCAGTCATGAAATAGTCTTGAATCATGAAGCAAAGTGAGGCGCTATCGAGCACGATGATTTCGAATACACAGCCGTTAATAACACAGATCTGTGCATTCTTATCTTTTGCATTATCAGAATGTGACGCAGAGAGACAGTTCCTGTGCAAGAATGGAGTTTGCACCGTAACGGATAACGATCGTTGTGACAACTATGGATGGGGTTGGTTGCATTGTCCAGATTTAAGTGATAAAGTCGGCTGTGACGATGGTAGGTGTAGCCAGCTGCCTGTGTCTCAATTACTAAATTAAAATACCCCTTTTGATCGACAAGGAAAAACAGAGTGAAAACGAATCAACAtcattaattttatgcatttgtgCCTGAAAACATTGGTTTATGGATCCGAGAATTAAAAGTGAGATATTTTCCCCTCACCCGGAAAAGCAAACGGTTCACTGCCGTGAACGGCTCAACACCAATATATTCaagtaataatatttgttttatttttaggcCAGCGTGACCTCGTAGCGTCTCAACTCTTTGTTTTAACACAACTCTTTTGGACTCTACTTGCGTAGGAGGCGGTCCTTTGCAAGCTCCATGTTGACTTATGCCGTTTGATGTGTCCTAGAGTATATGTCGACTATTATTGCCAGATGTGGCACACTGAAGTGTTTCTATTCGTGCTAAACTTCGGCTTTAACTTAGTCCCGCCTACCTTTGCATATTCTAGGAATGATTTACCATCAGACCCACTTATATTTATACATTCCGCCACTCCTGAGATATGGCACAGTTTGAAACTCATGTTGAGCCTTTCGAGTAAGACACAGCTCATTAGCGCAAAAGCTTGCGAGAAAGAGTTCTCAGAAAGAAGATTAGTCAGATCACTTAAGAAGTTCTATACTAGATATGGAGAATGATGTCTCAGTGGTATAAATATTGACGCGTCTGTTTCCCAAATGACGAGTGACCCCATTTCTGACTTAGTTTACAACAGCAGTTTTTTATGGTTTTTGCTGAATTACATTATGTAACTTAGGTCCAATCTTGACGGGTATAACATGCTCAAGGgcacgcttacccattccggacacctaaCACCCCTACTAAACAATGGTTCAAGATGACCTGTTATAGTTTTAGTCATTTGCGGTTTGTTTCTTGGACCTGGTGTATTGTTCATTTTCCTTGAATGATACTGATTATTGAACCTGTTATGATgccatgtggaggttgccagaaAATACAATGATGTCGATTTGTGGAAAAAGGTCCAATGATATCTTTCTCTTGACTCTGCCTACTTTAGCCCCACCCTGTAAACTTTCTTAAAATCGTCATTGGCGGAGTTAGTGACTTGTCGTTCACTTGACATTCCCCGTAATCGAGTAGCCACTGTCTAGTGACAATTTCCCTGCCCGGCGTCTATCATCTGCCAACGTCATCACCGTTGATTGGCCGCGTCAATGGCTGTACGGTGTTTGGAGAACCAGGCACCATGCGCGACAGGTTCGCAGAATTTTGCAGCATGGTGGCTTTTACGAAACCATCATCGTATCAAATAATAAAGGCCATCtcccaaaacaaaaacaaaaaacaaaaatacaaaaaaaaccaaaaacctTGAAATTTGAGTCAATTTGCAGTGAACAGTCACCGCGGGTAGCAGGAAGCAAGAATTTTGGCATTGTATGTTGCATAGTGATGTGATAGAACTTAACGAAAGGTTCCCAATGATCCATACTTCTCACACAATAGTAGAGCTTATGATGACGTTTGCTGATATACATTGCGGTCCGGCATAAATGTCCCAGTCGGCTTGAACAGTCcaggtcatttccaaaattggcgagTCACTATGATAATTTATTCCGACTTTTATCCagtcatcgaccagattacgtCATTAAGTACATTTACGCAAGGTCACAATTACACGctaagtgtgatcggcagttttcgCCGCTTATTAAGTCCCTGTCTTATCAATTTCGACAAATTTCGACTGTCAACATAATCCATGTATTGTGCAAAAGATCTGGTTAACAACGAGTCCGataagtgaaaaaaatattcgaaatatttacaattcatttctatcccagtttatcgatttctcTTAAGCACCGAGATTCATTGTGTAGATACTCTTCATCTCTATCAGCAGTACCgttttcaagattatttgttTATGTACGCATATGGCATTTTGCAAGGAGTAAAAGCGATGTCAGAGCTTTCTGAGCGAGGCTAAAATGATacacgattttgaaaatgtgttgacagagtggccacacaactgttcgatattatgacagaatactGCGCGATTAATTGTTATTTGAACAAACGACATCCGTATTCCCTTGAAATGTGTAACGCCAAGTGTTTGGCAAAACACCTCCTTCACAACTGACGATATTTTTGATACGGATCTACGATAATACAAGATACGGAAAAAGTTGTGTTTATATGGTGCAGcggggatatatatatatatatatatatatatatatatatatatatatatatatatataatacatttatttatagCAAGATAGAGTTTAACAGTAAGCGTACGTATGTgtaggttgccaggaaatacaatgtttactgatggcgcgcttaccgctgattggctaatgatagGAAAAATATCATGGTATAGCgtcgcaagttttgaaattatcTGGACTGTCGAATGTTACCGCTTTTGTCTAGATATTATAATCTTACATAAGTCAGAGGGCCATTTAATCGTCGTCGCGGTGAAATCTTGTTTGCTGCCACGGCCAAAATCTACGACGGTAAAAcattcttacaccaagagcttttgAGTCCCTACACGTGGTAGAAtagaaaggaattgtaaaagttcgagTAGATCAGCAAACTCGTAAAAAAACTAAGTATGAGAAGCAGTGAAGTATTATACTTTTTACTCTCACAGTTAGTTAAAAAGTAGTTTAGCCTACTTATTCATCGCCTGGTTAACCATGAGCAATGAGTTGACAAGTCTAAATTGCCCGACAAAGTAACCCCCTTAAAGATATTCATATTcaattcattgcatttcaaagCATAGACGGGGTGTTCAGCTCGAGGCAAGTAATAAATAAAGGTAACGACTTAATACAATTAATCTATACAATTCCTACACATACCTATATCTCTATAAATACCTACAATGGTCACCTTTTCACACATTCTTGACGGTAGTTTCAAAAATGAGTTAACATATATTTTGGTTGCTCATTTTTGATATTATCCTTTTGTTGTCTATCTCTCTCTTGGCGGCACAGAATAGTTACCCCGGTATATCTAACGCAAGATATTTCTCGAAAAGTAAACAATTTGCTTTTCATTTAAACAAACGTCCAGGTAATATGTGCCAAACATttacttaaaatataaaaataaagaaGTAAATGTATTTCCTATATGTTTTTTTTGAATTCCAGACTGCACAGATGAATCATTGTTTCAGTGTGACAACGGAGAATGCATAGACTCATTTTTCCGTTGTGACGGCTTTCGTCATTGTCGTGACAGAAGTGATGAAAAAAACTGCAACAGTAAGTATGTTCGACTGcatagaaaatcaagcattgcAGACTACCATCTTTGAATGGTAGTCTCACGATTGGAAGAACAACATATATTCGACAGAGAAATTATTGATAGATGGACCTATAATAATCTCAGCGGTTAAAAAATGCAGGCTAGGGACATAAAACAGTCTTCATTCGGCTTATCTTATTGCAGTTCTAAACGAGTAGAGATTAAGTAGCATGATGCAccgtatgcgcctcgaaagtgaaagacttttcatttttgctcaaacttttctcaagggatctttcaaacattctctttaaaaaccaacaataaaaatggcggggtcaccgtacaaattttggtactaaagatACAGTTTTCAtaagatttatcgatattttgattttacattcaaaatggccgccatctctgtggtaactctatggagaaaaatgaaataatcgatttttgaaaaataataagaCGATGAAATTTTCTCTTTACCAAAAGCTGTAAATGAGCCGAAAAAGTGGCATAtcagaaaaaagatttgtaaaaaGATTGAGaggctgaatatctgtccccgaggcgcattctaccttaatgtgaGTGAGTTAACAAGCTGTGTGACTCTTTTCACCTTCTGAATTAAGGCGGGAATGCTGATTTGTATGATTGTACCAATGGTTTCTCTATACCATCTGCCTTCGTTTGCGATGGATATAATGACTGTGGTGACTGGACTGATGAAGAAGATTGTAGTAAGTATATCGAATAAATGCTAACATTGAGAGATCTACTTGTCACCTATTCCCCTCTGAATGTGTTGTCTAGTGTCTCACATTTTCCTAGATGATTTGTCTTTTCAACTTTGTATGTTTATTATTCATCTTGCCTCAAACCAAGGAGAGCAAAGTCCGTTGCTACATATCAACCAACAGTTTCTGGTTCAATACATTTCCGCCTTTGTGTACTTCAAAAATGCTGCAAAACTAAGAGACCCGTGCCATGAACTATAAATTCTTGTATCATTTCAATGGTTTACTCGAGGCTAAaacttgatgatttttttctccatgaGTGTTGGCGGTAACTAAATCCTTCCTTTCTCAAAAGTCTGTGACGCCAAAGATCACTTCCGTTGTGATAATGGTCACTGCCTTCCGTTAAGTCTGGTGTGTAATGACTTCAATGATTGTGGGGACGCGAGTGATGAATTAAACTGCCGTGAGTACTCCTAATTAATTACCATAATGATGCGCCAGGattttgtatttaattaaaAGAATTCCAAAGAACACAAGATGGGAAACAAAGTATTCGAGCAAAGTGTTAAATCacataaatgtattttcattcaCGTTTGGCTGGATTTTCACCAAATATATTTATGACCAAATCATGGTTAATTGTCAGTTTCTGATGATAATACTTGTATTCTGCAATAAAGGATTTAAATTCTGTTTCACTGTATTCATTAATGCAGCTGAAATCGTATAAGGGGTCAACTACTCCGTAAATGTGAAATCAACTTCGGTTTCATTTACATCCACAGCCTGCGAATTTAACTGTACTTATGAGAAGTGTATTCCAAATTATCTGGTATGTGATGGCCATTACCAATGCATCGATGGAAGTGACGAGGAAGATTGTGAAGCCAGTAGGTTGTCGAATCTTCAAAGCTCACGAAAATCTAGTATTGACTTATTTCTTTTTACATTCCATAAAACTTTCTGTGTAATTTCTACAACTATAAGAAGGTGACCGGTTTTcttaaaaagtaaacgtaaagCAAAAAGGCGATTATTGTCTGCAGAAAACGACTAGAGTTTGGACACAGCTTCAAATGAAAGATACACGCCATTGATAGGTAATATGAACAGTTATTATCTTGCCATTTAAATGATATGAACGAGAACAAAATACGTGTTGGACTAATGTATATAATATGCATTATCTTCCTGATCACTGAAACACAAATTGAACTAAGACATGGATTGTTAGCTTAGAAAGAAAAGTTAACGTTGTATATGGAGCctccttgtttgtttattcatgtCCTAAATTTTGTAGTGTAGTACGAAAAGCATAAGTACTGTTAAGGTCAGCTAAAGCTTTCCTTGTTCTGAAGTTTTCTCACTGAACGCagataacatttttttcaattaccTTCATGCAGTACATGCGTTGCCAAATTGTGACTGCATGTGAAAACTCTTCTCAATGAAACCTTCGACTGTTCTCTTACCACTTCGGCTAGAATAATGATAACGGGTCACTATGCAAAATCTGGTACAatagagacaaattacctgagatttcccgatatttgaaattcaaaatgaccgcca
This genomic window from Ptychodera flava strain L36383 chromosome 10, AS_Pfla_20210202, whole genome shotgun sequence contains:
- the LOC139143007 gene encoding sortilin-related receptor-like — encoded protein: MSHCCCDQMAGMINRINNLSQNYTSSCPPGYYECEADGLCMPDVMQCDGIPDCSDWADEMDCNCPVFHFECDDGDSCIPEDLWCDGNPDCEDLADELYCGCKEYEFQCDNGKCIGSGWVCNGYDNCGDASDEKNCTCEVDEFRCDDFRCIDEYMVCDGYLDCNDYTDETECHYENCTDGFQCESGQCLSWNPECDGYWDCYDRGDEMNCENCNATYGRFECDNGICIRDWSVCDGWFDCGDDSISDEYGCDCRGKFQCENGVCIRKEYVCDGFDNCRDNTDELHCKCTEGSFECDNGFCVPPQAVCDNYDHCGDASDEFNCEFTCNATSFRCDNGLCVPGQNVTQRDSSCARMEFAP